One region of Niallia sp. Man26 genomic DNA includes:
- a CDS encoding ribonuclease J → MKTNEKIKLVALGGVGENGKNMLAVEVDEDIFVIDAGLMYPQNEMLGIDIVVPDISYLKQNEEKVKGIFLTHGHEDHIGGLSFFLRELNVPVYTTRLTAELAKEKMKEQDFKGQVRFEIVTSKTVLKFPSASVSFFKVNHSIPDSIAIVIHTSEGAIVHTGDFKFDQTAGDLYKPEFAEMAKIGEKGVLCLLSDSTDADKPGYSTSDAVVTEELTAAFLRTKGRIIATVFATDLNRIQHIFDAAAKAKRKIAIMGKNLQVILNIAMKHGYIDIAEDILVSFQEIQGFEKNQTIILTTGNKGEPVEALQRMARKNHKQVNIGDGDTILFAASSLLGSEVFVGKTIDMLYRLGASVLTGNKTFNSSNHGSQEELKLMINILKPKFFLPIHGEYRVLKAHAQLAEKTGLQPQNIHIPELGEMIEIKDGKLRLSGKVQSGNVLIDGSGIGDVGNIVLRDRKLLSQDGILTVVVTLNKQERKISAGPEIITRGFVYVRESEQLLEEAANRVKDIVEKSISKDSFDWTGIKQDIRDTLNQFLYEKTKRRPMILPIIMEVKTPRK, encoded by the coding sequence TTGAAAACAAATGAAAAGATAAAGCTGGTCGCCCTCGGAGGAGTAGGGGAGAACGGAAAAAATATGTTGGCAGTCGAAGTCGATGAAGACATATTTGTAATTGACGCTGGCTTAATGTATCCACAAAACGAGATGCTTGGAATTGATATTGTTGTTCCAGATATCTCTTATTTAAAGCAGAACGAAGAAAAAGTAAAAGGTATCTTTTTGACGCACGGACATGAGGACCATATTGGGGGTCTATCCTTCTTTTTAAGAGAGCTGAACGTACCTGTTTATACGACAAGGCTTACTGCTGAACTGGCAAAAGAGAAAATGAAGGAACAGGACTTTAAAGGGCAAGTTCGTTTTGAAATTGTCACATCAAAAACTGTTCTGAAATTCCCTTCTGCGTCTGTATCCTTTTTTAAAGTGAACCACAGTATTCCTGACAGTATTGCTATTGTCATTCACACTTCTGAAGGTGCGATTGTACATACTGGCGACTTTAAATTTGACCAAACTGCAGGCGATCTTTATAAGCCGGAATTTGCAGAGATGGCGAAAATTGGGGAGAAAGGCGTTCTTTGCTTGCTTTCTGACAGTACGGATGCAGACAAGCCGGGCTACTCAACGTCAGATGCAGTCGTAACAGAGGAATTGACAGCTGCTTTTCTTCGTACAAAAGGCCGAATAATTGCAACTGTGTTCGCAACAGATTTGAACAGAATTCAACATATCTTTGATGCAGCTGCGAAGGCAAAGCGCAAGATTGCGATAATGGGGAAAAACCTTCAAGTTATCTTAAATATTGCGATGAAGCACGGTTATATCGATATTGCCGAAGATATTCTAGTATCATTCCAGGAAATCCAAGGATTTGAGAAAAATCAAACGATTATTTTAACAACAGGAAACAAAGGTGAACCTGTTGAAGCGCTGCAAAGAATGGCAAGGAAAAACCATAAGCAAGTAAATATTGGCGATGGAGATACAATTCTATTTGCAGCATCTTCACTCCTTGGCAGTGAAGTGTTTGTTGGAAAAACAATCGACATGCTTTACCGACTTGGTGCAAGTGTCCTTACAGGAAACAAAACATTCAATAGTTCGAATCATGGTAGCCAAGAAGAGCTTAAGCTTATGATCAATATTCTAAAGCCGAAATTCTTCCTGCCGATTCACGGGGAATACCGCGTGTTGAAAGCACATGCTCAGCTAGCGGAAAAAACCGGCTTGCAACCGCAAAATATCCATATCCCTGAACTAGGTGAAATGATTGAAATTAAAGACGGCAAGCTTCGTTTAAGCGGCAAGGTTCAATCAGGCAATGTACTTATTGACGGAAGCGGTATTGGCGATGTCGGCAATATTGTTTTAAGAGACCGTAAACTTTTATCACAGGACGGAATTTTGACAGTTGTCGTAACATTGAATAAGCAAGAGCGAAAAATCTCTGCCGGACCTGAAATTATTACTAGAGGATTTGTCTACGTTAGAGAGTCCGAACAGCTGCTTGAAGAAGCTGCAAATCGGGTTAAAGACATTGTCGAAAAAAGCATTAGCAAAGACAGCTTTGATTGGACAGGCATTAAACAAGATATTAGAGATACATTAAATCAGTTCTTGTACGAAAAAACAAAGCGCAGACCGATGATTCTGCCGATTATTATGGAAGTTAAAACGCCAAGAAAGTAA
- a CDS encoding ATP-dependent Clp protease proteolytic subunit — MANRNEANNTEETQPKEDKPASSLMEKIQQLGQTNVPQLSQDSKIHCLTIVGQIEGHLQLPPQNKTTKYEHLIPQIVAIEQNPKIEGVLVILNTVGGDVEAGLAISEMLASLSKPTVSLVLGGGHSIGVPIAVSCDYSFIAETATMTIHPIRLTGLVIGVPQTFEYLDKMQERVVKFVTKHSKIEEDGFKDLMFAKGNLTRDIGTNVIGSDAVTSGLIDSVGGVGEAMTKLNELIELNKDKNEGIVQ; from the coding sequence ATGGCTAACCGAAATGAAGCAAATAATACAGAAGAGACTCAGCCAAAAGAAGACAAACCAGCATCTTCTTTAATGGAAAAAATACAGCAGCTTGGTCAAACGAATGTACCGCAACTATCGCAGGATTCTAAAATACATTGTTTAACAATTGTTGGGCAGATTGAAGGACATCTTCAGCTTCCGCCACAAAATAAAACAACTAAATATGAGCATCTTATTCCGCAAATTGTCGCCATTGAGCAAAACCCGAAGATTGAAGGAGTACTTGTCATTTTGAATACAGTCGGCGGTGATGTAGAGGCAGGTTTGGCAATTTCTGAAATGCTTGCTAGCCTTTCTAAGCCAACTGTTTCCCTTGTGCTAGGGGGAGGACATTCAATTGGTGTGCCGATTGCTGTATCTTGTGATTATTCATTCATAGCAGAAACAGCAACAATGACGATACATCCAATTCGTTTGACAGGTCTTGTTATTGGAGTTCCGCAAACCTTTGAGTATTTGGATAAGATGCAGGAGCGAGTAGTGAAATTCGTGACAAAGCACAGCAAAATTGAAGAAGATGGCTTTAAAGACTTAATGTTTGCAAAAGGTAACCTGACAAGGGATATTGGAACAAATGTAATTGGCAGTGATGCAGTGACGTCTGGACTGATTGACAGTGTCGGCGGAGTGGGCGAAGCGATGACAAAGCTAAATGAGCTCATTGAACTGAATAAAGATAAGAACGAAGGTATCGTACAATGA
- a CDS encoding DUF3934 domain-containing protein → MSKAKGKSGIGRGTGKKGWNRWQASAKKAKSAKPYKSKGVKHKQDSENEQG, encoded by the coding sequence ATGAGCAAAGCAAAAGGCAAGAGTGGTATAGGCAGAGGGACCGGTAAAAAAGGCTGGAACCGCTGGCAGGCTAGTGCTAAAAAAGCCAAAAGTGCAAAACCCTATAAAAGCAAAGGGGTAAAACACAAACAAGATAGTGAAAACGAACAAGGATAA
- a CDS encoding YlzJ-like family protein yields the protein MIMYTMMPEELMFPIGQETYEKQQVIDFNGIPLLVAKNEMHEYEVVRVLSTDPSHYLHAPVQPGAKIPLL from the coding sequence ATGATTATGTATACGATGATGCCGGAGGAGTTAATGTTTCCTATCGGTCAAGAAACGTATGAAAAACAGCAAGTAATTGATTTTAACGGTATTCCGCTCCTCGTTGCCAAAAATGAGATGCATGAATATGAGGTAGTGCGTGTGCTTTCGACAGATCCAAGCCATTATTTGCATGCTCCTGTTCAGCCAGGGGCAAAGATTCCATTATTATGA